Proteins encoded together in one Caldicellulosiruptor saccharolyticus DSM 8903 window:
- a CDS encoding glycoside hydrolase family 88/105 protein codes for MKKLKELVKKNYSIRMSDSVIKKFPNLTDKWQYDYGVVFKGMEYVYEMTKDGKYYEYIKRNIDSFVNEDGSIKKYSKEEYNIDHINNGKAILFLYRKTGEEKYKKAAQLLRDQLRSHPRTVEGGFWHKKIYPHQMWLDGIYMASPFYAEYATLIGQDEADEIYDDVAKQVILCAKHTRDPVTGLHYHGWDERREQRWANKITGCSPNFWGRAMGWFAMAAVDVLDFLPQDHQSRETILAIFKQLVDAVIKYQDPEIGVWYQVVNFIGRNGNYPEASASCMFAYALAKGIEKGYLDCSYVKALERAYEGIIYRFVEEDEEGLLNLNGVCMVAGLGGNPYRDGSFEYYISEPIKTNDLKGVGAFIKASAWIERLFK; via the coding sequence TTGAAAAAGTTAAAGGAGCTTGTAAAGAAGAATTACTCTATTAGGATGTCAGACAGTGTTATTAAAAAGTTTCCGAACCTTACTGATAAATGGCAGTATGACTATGGTGTTGTTTTTAAAGGAATGGAATATGTTTATGAGATGACAAAAGATGGGAAGTATTACGAATACATTAAAAGAAATATAGACTCCTTTGTGAATGAGGATGGGTCAATAAAGAAGTATTCTAAAGAGGAGTACAACATAGACCATATAAACAATGGAAAAGCAATTCTGTTTCTATATAGGAAAACAGGCGAAGAAAAATACAAAAAGGCAGCTCAGCTTCTACGCGACCAGCTCAGGTCCCATCCAAGGACAGTGGAAGGCGGTTTTTGGCACAAAAAAATCTACCCACATCAAATGTGGCTTGATGGTATCTACATGGCATCACCTTTTTATGCTGAATACGCAACGTTAATAGGACAGGACGAGGCAGACGAGATCTATGACGATGTTGCAAAGCAGGTAATCTTGTGTGCAAAACATACCAGAGACCCTGTCACAGGTCTCCACTACCATGGCTGGGATGAGAGAAGAGAGCAAAGATGGGCAAACAAGATTACAGGCTGCTCGCCAAATTTCTGGGGAAGGGCAATGGGCTGGTTTGCAATGGCCGCAGTAGATGTCCTTGACTTTCTGCCGCAAGACCATCAGTCAAGAGAAACAATTTTGGCTATCTTCAAGCAGCTCGTTGACGCTGTTATCAAGTATCAAGACCCTGAGATAGGTGTTTGGTACCAAGTTGTTAACTTTATAGGCAGAAATGGAAATTATCCAGAAGCATCAGCTTCTTGCATGTTTGCATATGCACTTGCAAAGGGTATAGAAAAGGGGTATTTGGACTGCAGTTATGTAAAAGCACTTGAAAGAGCGTATGAAGGAATAATCTACAGGTTTGTTGAAGAGGATGAAGAGGGGCTTTTGAATCTCAATGGTGTTTGCATGGTAGCAGGCTTGGGTGGAAATCCGTATAGAGATGGTTCTTTTGAGTACTATATAAGCGAGCCAATAAAGACAAACGACCTCAAAGGTGTTGGGGCGTTTATAAAGGCAAGTGCATGGATTGAAAGACTATTCAAATAA
- a CDS encoding glycoside hydrolase family 28 protein, which translates to MFLNVRDFGAVGNGQVKDTEAFKKAIEASWEQGGGTVYVPAGVYLTGPIHLKSNITLYIESGATLKFSNDLDDFPLVYTRWEGEEQEAYSPLIYAENAENIAVVGFGTIDGQGEMWWKLHRNKELKYPRPRTVCFYRCKNVTIEGIKIVNSPSWTVNPIECENVTVHNVKIQNPYDSPNTDGINPESCEGVRISNCYIDVGDDCVTLKSGTEDCKVRIPCENIAITNCIMAHGHGGIVIGSEMSGGVRNVVISNCIFEGTDRGIRIKTRRGRGGIVEDIRVSNIVMKNVICPFAFYMYYHCGKGGKEKRVWDKSPYPVDSTTPIVRRIYISDVIVRQARAAAGFLYGLTEMPIEDVVFSNVTVEMAQNPEPELPAMMSYLEPMAKRGFVINTVRNIRFMNVTVLEQEGVAFELNNCENVEFYRCRAKDTADYSKILSLNNTMNLIAE; encoded by the coding sequence ATGTTTTTAAATGTTCGTGATTTTGGAGCGGTGGGAAATGGGCAGGTAAAAGATACAGAAGCATTCAAAAAGGCGATTGAAGCAAGTTGGGAGCAAGGTGGTGGGACGGTTTATGTACCTGCTGGAGTTTATCTAACCGGTCCCATTCATCTGAAGAGCAATATAACCCTCTATATAGAAAGTGGGGCTACATTGAAATTTTCCAACGACCTGGATGATTTTCCTTTAGTTTATACAAGATGGGAAGGAGAAGAACAAGAAGCATACTCTCCACTAATTTATGCCGAAAATGCAGAAAACATTGCAGTTGTTGGATTTGGCACAATAGATGGGCAGGGTGAAATGTGGTGGAAACTTCACAGAAATAAAGAACTAAAATATCCAAGACCAAGGACAGTTTGCTTTTACAGGTGCAAAAATGTGACTATTGAAGGAATAAAGATTGTCAATTCACCAAGCTGGACGGTAAACCCAATCGAATGTGAGAATGTCACAGTTCACAATGTCAAGATTCAAAACCCTTATGATTCTCCTAACACAGATGGGATAAATCCTGAGTCTTGCGAAGGTGTTAGAATCTCAAACTGCTACATAGATGTTGGCGATGACTGTGTAACTTTAAAATCCGGAACAGAAGATTGCAAGGTGAGGATTCCTTGTGAGAATATAGCAATTACAAACTGCATAATGGCACATGGTCATGGTGGAATTGTCATTGGCAGTGAAATGAGCGGTGGTGTTAGAAATGTTGTCATTTCAAACTGCATTTTTGAGGGTACAGACAGGGGAATAAGAATAAAAACCCGCCGTGGAAGAGGTGGGATTGTTGAAGATATAAGAGTTTCAAACATTGTGATGAAGAATGTAATCTGTCCATTTGCGTTTTATATGTACTATCACTGTGGCAAAGGCGGAAAAGAAAAGAGAGTTTGGGACAAGTCTCCTTATCCTGTAGACAGTACAACTCCAATTGTAAGAAGAATTTATATAAGCGATGTGATTGTAAGGCAGGCGCGAGCAGCAGCTGGATTTTTGTATGGTCTTACAGAGATGCCAATTGAAGATGTTGTATTTTCGAATGTCACAGTTGAGATGGCACAAAACCCTGAGCCTGAACTTCCTGCTATGATGAGCTATTTAGAACCGATGGCAAAAAGAGGGTTTGTCATAAATACTGTGAGGAATATAAGATTTATGAATGTTACTGTGCTGGAACAGGAAGGTGTTGCTTTTGAACTTAACAATTGTGAAAATGTAGAGTTTTACAGATGCAGGGCAAAAGATACAGCAGATTATTCTAAGATTTTGAGTCTGAATAATACAATGAATCTGATTGCCGAGTGA
- a CDS encoding glycoside hydrolase family 43 protein — translation MIPTLWDPNVDEERYKNPIIHADYSDPDVIRVGSDYFLVASSFNCVPGLPILHSRDLINWKIVNYAVERLPSPEYDTPQIGKGIWAPAIRYHEEKFYIYFSMPDDGIYVCYTDDPFGKWSDIHLVKAAKGWIDPCPFWDEDGNAYLVNAFAKSRIGFNSKLCVSRLSADGLRVLDEGKIVFDGAKTQPTIEGPKLYKRNGYYYIFAPAGGVKFGWQTVLRSKDIYGPYEEKIVLHQGKTKINGPHQGAWVETEKGEHWFVHFQDRGPYGRVVHLQPMRWEDNWPVIGVDIDGDGIGEPVEEYRKPNTNYKNEYDFYLECSDHFDKPQISLQWQWHANPQDNWYSLEKRKSYLRLYAVGNLTNNNKVKSIFFMPNLLLQKIPAPEFIAIVKLEVNFNKEGSYAGIIMSGSRYSSIGIKRGQKKLSLVQVLGDVKEDVIENTVAKMPIETSQVFLKISVKEGAVCKFSFSFDGKKFTDFGTEFIPQEAIWVGSKIGLFCINTSGKNGVIQSDYADFDYFKIENFRKEDEC, via the coding sequence GTGATTCCAACATTATGGGACCCAAACGTAGATGAAGAAAGGTATAAAAATCCCATAATACATGCTGACTATTCAGATCCTGATGTAATCAGGGTTGGCAGTGACTATTTTTTAGTTGCGTCAAGTTTCAACTGCGTGCCAGGTCTTCCCATACTTCATTCAAGGGATTTAATCAATTGGAAAATTGTAAATTACGCAGTTGAGAGACTTCCTTCACCTGAGTATGATACTCCTCAGATAGGTAAAGGTATATGGGCACCTGCAATTAGATATCATGAAGAGAAGTTTTACATATATTTTAGTATGCCTGATGATGGTATATATGTATGCTATACAGATGATCCGTTTGGCAAATGGTCGGATATCCACTTGGTAAAAGCAGCAAAGGGATGGATTGATCCATGTCCTTTTTGGGATGAAGACGGAAATGCTTACCTTGTAAATGCCTTTGCAAAGAGCAGGATAGGGTTTAATAGCAAACTTTGTGTCTCAAGGTTATCAGCAGACGGATTGAGGGTATTAGATGAGGGTAAGATCGTCTTCGATGGTGCAAAAACACAGCCGACAATTGAAGGACCTAAACTTTATAAGCGAAATGGTTATTATTACATATTTGCACCTGCAGGAGGAGTAAAATTTGGGTGGCAGACGGTTTTGAGATCGAAAGATATCTATGGGCCGTACGAAGAGAAGATAGTGCTTCATCAGGGAAAGACCAAAATAAATGGTCCTCACCAAGGTGCATGGGTTGAGACAGAAAAAGGTGAGCACTGGTTTGTGCATTTTCAAGACAGAGGTCCGTATGGAAGGGTAGTCCATCTTCAGCCCATGAGATGGGAAGATAATTGGCCAGTAATTGGCGTTGATATAGATGGTGATGGTATTGGAGAGCCTGTTGAAGAGTATAGAAAGCCAAACACAAACTACAAAAATGAATATGATTTTTACTTGGAATGTTCAGACCATTTTGACAAACCCCAAATTTCACTACAATGGCAGTGGCATGCAAATCCTCAAGATAATTGGTATTCACTTGAAAAGAGAAAAAGCTATTTGAGATTATATGCGGTTGGGAATCTGACAAATAACAATAAAGTAAAAAGTATATTCTTTATGCCAAATCTTTTACTACAAAAAATTCCAGCACCTGAATTTATAGCAATTGTAAAACTTGAGGTTAATTTTAATAAAGAGGGTTCTTATGCTGGCATAATAATGAGCGGCAGTAGATATTCTTCTATTGGAATAAAAAGGGGACAAAAGAAGTTAAGTCTTGTACAAGTTTTAGGAGATGTGAAAGAAGATGTGATTGAGAATACAGTGGCTAAGATGCCAATAGAAACATCTCAGGTTTTTTTAAAAATCAGTGTTAAAGAAGGAGCCGTTTGTAAGTTTTCATTCAGTTTTGATGGTAAAAAATTTACAGATTTCGGTACAGAGTTCATACCACAAGAGGCTATTTGGGTGGGTTCAAAAATAGGGCTTTTCTGTATAAATACCTCTGGAAAAAATGGAGTTATCCAATCAGATTATGCTGACTTTGATTATTTCAAGATTGAAAACTTTAGAAAGGAAGATGAGTGTTGA